In Gemmatimonadales bacterium, the genomic window AACGCCCACCGGCCACCCCTGGGCGATTTCGGACAGTCCCGTGGTGGCTCCAACGTAGGCGAGTCCAGAGTGCCGCCGCTCGGTCGTCCAAATCGGAAGCCACGTCGAGCACCGCGACGGCTCCTGGTCACCGAGGCGAACCGGGCGCGGTGTCCGCAATCAGGCCTGTGGGGCATCCGGGTGGTCTGGGGCGGAGTCGGCTGCTCGAGTCCTCGGGAGCGGCTAGTGGGGCACCGAATGCTCGAGCCGTTTCGGGCGGTGTCATCGCGATGCGTAGGTCGCTTCACGACCCCCCGCTAACGCTAGCTGCTGGCGGTGGGCGATCCGCGTGTGCGCTGAGTCGCCACGTGATCCACGCGGTGCCGACACCGGCGGCGATACCGATGGCTGTGTCGGCGAGCCGAAGAATCGGCTGCTCCCAGGCGCTGTGGGGGCTCAATGCCGCCGCGACCAGCACGACTGCCGGGGTGATTCCGGCGGTGATCACGTCCTCGTCACGTCCGATCGCCATCAGGAGGAACGTCCCAACACCGATCATCGCGCGAGGCCGAGTGGATGGAACGGGAAGACGAGCAGGTAGATCAGGCATCGCGCGAAGCTGACGAGCGTGGCTGCGGCGCGCGAGACAACGCCGCGGCTCTCTGTCGCTGGCCTTCGCGGTATACAAACAACGTCGCAAGCACCGCCCAGAGGCCACCGAGCAGGTCATCCGCTTTCGAGAGCGAGCGGACGCTTGAAAGCGCGTGCGTGGCGAGCCGGGAACTGACGAGCGACGCGGCAGCGAGCGCGAGGCGGTGGCTGACGACGGCCTGAAGGCGGGCTTCCTTCATCCGCGCAGCCCGGCAGCAACTCGTCAGAAGCCGATGACGTCGGCCCTGTCTTGCCGAGCCTCCTTGTATGAGCGCGAGCGGCTTGACCACCCGGTTGTACAGCTCCTCGGTGACGCCGTTGTCGAGTGCGGCCTGCTTGAGCGTCAGGTCGTGGTCGATCGCGTAGCGGGAGATGACGGATGCCCTGTCATAGCCGATGATCGGCGACAGCGCGGTCACCGTCATCACCGAGTTGTCGATGTTCTCCTTCACTTGTGGGTGGTGAGTTCTGCGCCCTCGATCATGAACTCGCGGAGTGGTCGCACACGGCGGCCACGATCAGTGCGGAGTGCAGGTAGTTGTTGATCAGGATCTGCCGAAAGGCGTTCAGCTCGAGGTTCGCCTCCGAGCCGCCCATCGTCATCGCGACGTCCGAAGACATACCTCGCCGAGTTGGGCATCGCCCGCGCCTGGACCGGCGACTTCGAGGGCGCCGCCTCGCTCATCGCGGAGACGGACGCCGTGACGGCCGCGACCGGGAGTAGCTTCCCGCCCTACGCGGCGCTGATGAATTGGGGCCTGCGGGGCAGGGAACCCGAGGCCTCCGTTGCGATATCGAGCGCGATCGAGCAGTCAGAGATGCCTGCGCGCAGCGTGGCGACGCACGCGCACGGGCTGCCGCGGTCTTGTTCAATGGGCTTAGCCGGTATCCGGAGGCGGCGGCGTCGGCTCGCGAAGCCGTAGCGAACGCGTTCGACCCGATGTCCTCTATGTGGGCGCTGCCCGAGCTGGTCGAGGGGGCAGTCCGGAGCGGGGACTGCGAGACAGCGCGTGATGCCTTCGACCGATTGGCGGAGACGACGCGGCCAAGCGGGACGAATCTCGCGGTTGGGATCGAGGCGCGTCGCCGAGGACTGTTGAGCGGCGGCGCCCGCGCCGACGACCTGTATCGCGAAGCGATCGATCAGTTGAGCCGCACGAGACTCCGGACACTATGTACAGGCCGTACGGTCAGCCCCGAACGAGGCCAGCGGTCACGGCGTGTGCTTGGCGGACGACGTGGATACAAGGCGCGGGCTTCCGCTTCAGCCGACCACCGACGTGAAGCGGCATCCGGGCGGGCCTCGACGGCGAGGCATGGCGCCCCAACCGGGCGCAAGACTACACAGAGCGAGATGGGCCCCATGGAGCAACGCTCCGCCCTGCGGGCGGCCGTATACCGCGGTGACGGAGCGGCTGTCGTGCACCTGCTCGGCGGCGTCGGCGCCTACGATGACTCGCCCCAGCTGGCCGGCGACGGTCTTATCGCTGCGCTCAGGCAGCGTCTGGACGGAGCCGCCGAGCTGGCTCGCGATCTCGTGGTTGGGCTCCGCCGGCGAGGCTGGGACAGGGATGATGAGCTGGCCGACGAGCTTGATGCTCTGCTAGGCGGTCCGGCGCCGATGCTGCGGGCCTTGCCCGTCGACCTCGAGGAGCTGGCTGGCATCCTTGAAGGCGACCCACTCACCGCGGGAGGCCGCATCGACGTCAGGACCGGTGAGGTCTGGGCTCAGGCAGCGATCGAATACGCGCTGGAGACAGGAGAGGAAGACGAGGACAGCGCCGATGACCCGGAGCGGTGGCTGCCTGTCTACGGCGAGGGCTCAGGCGAGGGCTACCGGGACATGGAGCTGTTCATCGCGTCGGTCGAGGATCTCGGCCGTGCCGAGCGTCTGGCGATCGCGATCAATGGCCGCGGCGCGTTTCGCCGCTTCAAGGACGAGCTCGCCCGCTCGCCCGGCGAGCTTGAGCGATGGCACGCACTGGCCGAGGAGCGCCAGCGCGGCCGAGCCAGGTCATGGCTCGCCGCGGCCGGC contains:
- a CDS encoding UPF0158 family protein, with product MHLLGGVGAYDDSPQLAGDGLIAALRQRLDGAAELARDLVVGLRRRGWDRDDELADELDALLGGPAPMLRALPVDLEELAGILEGDPLTAGGRIDVRTGEVWAQAAIEYALETGEEDEDSADDPERWLPVYGEGSGEGYRDMELFIASVEDLGRAERLAIAINGRGAFRRFKDELARSPGELERWHALAEERQRGRARSWLAAAGYRALPADHHDP